The following coding sequences are from one Verrucosispora sp. WMMD573 window:
- the prfA gene encoding peptide chain release factor 1 produces MSSERLTALLDEYAELEKRLADPAIHADQGTARRVGRRYAELVPLHKAAAELEQVRADLAAARELAAEDASFAAEAETIAATLPVLEDRLAELLIPRDPHDAKDVIVEIKAGEGGEESALFAGDLLRMYTRYAERRGWITEVIDAQDSDLGGVKDVSLAIKTKGVPEGGNGVWSRLKWEGGVHRVQRVPVTESQGRIHTSAAGVLVLPEAEEVDVTIDPNELRIDVFRSSGPGGQSVNTTDSAVRITHLPTGIVVSCQNEKSQLQNREQAMRILRARLLAAAQEQADAAASDARKAQVRTVDRSERIRTYNFPQNRITDHRIGFTAYNLDLVLAGELDGVLDALSEADRAARLAGDPELTRR; encoded by the coding sequence ATGAGCAGTGAACGCCTCACCGCCCTCCTCGACGAGTACGCCGAGTTGGAGAAGCGGCTGGCCGACCCCGCGATCCACGCCGACCAGGGCACCGCCCGTCGGGTCGGCCGTCGTTACGCCGAGCTGGTGCCGCTGCACAAGGCCGCCGCCGAGCTGGAGCAGGTCCGCGCGGATCTTGCCGCCGCGCGGGAACTGGCCGCCGAGGACGCCTCCTTCGCGGCCGAGGCCGAGACGATCGCGGCGACGCTGCCGGTGCTGGAGGATCGCCTCGCCGAACTGCTCATCCCGCGCGACCCGCACGACGCCAAGGACGTCATCGTGGAGATCAAGGCGGGCGAGGGCGGCGAGGAGTCCGCGCTGTTCGCCGGTGACCTGCTGCGCATGTACACCCGGTACGCGGAGCGGCGCGGCTGGATCACCGAGGTGATCGACGCGCAGGACTCCGACCTCGGCGGGGTGAAGGACGTCTCGCTGGCGATCAAGACGAAGGGTGTGCCCGAGGGCGGCAACGGAGTCTGGTCCCGGTTGAAGTGGGAGGGCGGTGTGCACCGGGTGCAGCGGGTCCCGGTCACCGAGTCTCAGGGGCGCATCCACACCAGCGCGGCCGGCGTGCTGGTGCTGCCGGAGGCCGAGGAGGTGGACGTCACCATCGACCCGAACGAGTTGCGCATCGACGTGTTCCGCTCGTCCGGTCCCGGCGGTCAGTCGGTGAACACCACCGACTCGGCGGTGCGGATCACCCACCTGCCCACCGGCATCGTGGTCTCCTGCCAGAACGAGAAGTCCCAGTTGCAGAACCGGGAGCAGGCGATGCGGATCCTGCGCGCCCGGCTGCTGGCCGCCGCGCAGGAGCAGGCCGACGCCGCCGCGTCGGACGCCCGCAAGGCCCAGGTGCGTACGGTGGACCGCTCGGAGCGGATCCGGACGTACAACTTCCCGCAGAACCGGATCACCGACCACCGGATCGGCTTCACCGCGTACAACCTCGACCTGGTGCTCGCGGGGGAGCTGGACGGCGTGCTCGACGCGCTCAGCGAGGCGGACCGGGCCGCACGCCTGGCGGGCGACCCGGAACTGACCCGCCGCTGA
- the rpmE gene encoding 50S ribosomal protein L31 gives MKPNIHPEYVTTEVSCSCGNTFTTRSTAKGGSIHVETCSACHPFYTGKQRVLDTAGRVAKFQQKYAKVQGKKAK, from the coding sequence ATGAAGCCCAACATCCACCCGGAGTACGTGACCACCGAGGTCAGCTGCTCCTGCGGTAACACCTTCACCACCCGCAGCACCGCCAAGGGCGGCTCGATCCACGTCGAGACGTGCAGCGCCTGCCACCCGTTCTACACGGGCAAGCAGCGCGTGCTGGACACCGCTGGTCGGGTCGCGAAGTTCCAGCAGAAGTACGCCAAGGTCCAGGGCAAGAAGGCCAAGTAG
- the rho gene encoding transcription termination factor Rho → MSDTTDVTSDVSNVAGDATTAAPARRRRSGTGLSAMLLPELQSLAASLGISGTARMRKGELISAITERQGGAAGAPRPRAEVAAAAAPVREEVHAEVRDTGERPEAERRGPEQPAASVESEGRGRTRRSRTAVAEPRAEEAAAEGERSEGRSGRDRGADRAERAERGDRAERGDRAERGERAERGDRAERGERADRGERADRAERGERADRAERGERADRGDRADRGDRADRGERADRGDRGERGDRGQRAERDNDGDDDGESGGRRSRRSRFRDRRRGRGDRNDSGGDGGREPQVGEDDVLVPVAGIVDVLDNYAFVRTTGYLAGPNDVYVSMSQIKKYGLRRGDAITGAVRAARDGEQRRDKYNPLVRLDTINGMEPDEAKRRPEFYKLTPLYPQERLRLETEPHILTTRVIDLVMPIGKGQRALIVSPPKAGKTMVLQAIANAITHNNPECHLMVVLVDERPEEVTDMQRSVKGEVIAATFDRPPQDHTTVAELAIERAKRLVELGHDVVVLLDSVTRLGRSYNLAAPASGRIMSGGIDSTALYPPKRFLGAARNIENGGSLTILATALVETGSMADTVIFEEFKGTGNAELKLDRKIADKRTFPAIDIHPSGTRKEEILLAPEELAIVHKLRKVLHSLDSQAALDLLLDRLKQSRTNIEFLMQIAKSTPGE, encoded by the coding sequence TTGAGCGACACCACCGACGTGACGTCGGATGTTTCCAACGTCGCTGGCGATGCCACCACCGCTGCCCCCGCCCGCCGTCGGCGCAGCGGCACGGGCCTGTCGGCGATGCTGCTGCCGGAGCTGCAGAGCCTGGCCGCGTCGCTCGGCATCTCGGGGACGGCTCGCATGCGTAAGGGCGAGCTGATCAGCGCGATCACCGAGCGGCAGGGCGGCGCTGCCGGAGCCCCTCGACCACGGGCCGAGGTCGCGGCGGCCGCCGCACCGGTCCGCGAGGAGGTGCACGCGGAGGTACGGGACACGGGTGAGCGGCCGGAGGCCGAGCGCCGTGGGCCCGAACAGCCTGCCGCCAGCGTCGAGAGCGAAGGACGTGGCCGTACCCGGCGTAGCCGGACCGCCGTGGCGGAGCCGCGTGCCGAGGAGGCTGCCGCCGAGGGCGAGCGGTCCGAGGGCCGGTCCGGCCGTGACCGTGGCGCCGACCGTGCGGAACGTGCCGAGCGCGGTGATCGCGCCGAGCGGGGTGACCGCGCCGAGCGCGGTGAGCGTGCCGAGCGGGGTGATCGTGCCGAGCGCGGTGAGCGTGCCGACCGGGGCGAGCGTGCCGACCGGGCCGAGCGCGGCGAGCGTGCCGACCGGGCCGAGCGCGGCGAGCGTGCCGACCGGGGTGACCGTGCCGACCGGGGTGATCGTGCCGACCGGGGCGAGCGTGCCGACCGGGGTGACCGTGGCGAGCGGGGCGACCGTGGACAGCGCGCCGAGCGGGACAACGACGGTGACGACGACGGCGAGAGCGGCGGTCGGCGCAGCCGGCGCAGCCGCTTCCGGGACCGTCGCCGGGGCCGCGGTGACCGCAACGATTCCGGCGGCGACGGTGGCCGTGAGCCCCAGGTCGGCGAGGACGACGTGCTCGTGCCGGTGGCCGGCATCGTGGATGTGCTCGACAACTACGCCTTCGTCCGGACCACCGGCTACCTGGCCGGCCCCAACGACGTCTACGTGTCGATGTCCCAGATCAAGAAGTACGGCCTGCGACGCGGTGACGCGATCACCGGCGCAGTCCGGGCGGCGCGCGACGGCGAGCAGCGGCGCGACAAGTACAACCCGCTCGTCCGGCTGGACACCATCAACGGGATGGAGCCCGACGAGGCCAAGCGCCGGCCGGAGTTCTACAAGCTCACTCCGCTGTACCCGCAGGAGCGGCTGCGGCTGGAGACCGAGCCGCACATCCTCACCACCCGGGTCATCGACCTGGTCATGCCGATCGGCAAGGGGCAGCGGGCGCTGATCGTCTCGCCGCCGAAGGCCGGTAAGACCATGGTGCTGCAGGCGATCGCCAACGCCATCACGCACAACAACCCGGAGTGCCACCTGATGGTGGTGCTGGTGGACGAGCGGCCCGAAGAGGTCACCGACATGCAGCGGTCGGTCAAGGGCGAGGTCATCGCGGCCACGTTCGACCGCCCGCCGCAGGACCACACCACCGTCGCCGAGCTGGCGATCGAGCGGGCCAAGCGCCTGGTCGAGCTGGGTCACGACGTGGTCGTGCTGCTCGACTCGGTGACCCGGCTCGGCCGGTCGTACAACCTGGCGGCGCCGGCCAGCGGCCGGATCATGTCGGGCGGTATCGACTCCACCGCGTTGTACCCGCCGAAGCGGTTCCTCGGCGCGGCGCGCAACATCGAGAACGGCGGCTCGTTGACCATCCTCGCCACCGCCCTGGTGGAGACCGGCTCGATGGCGGACACGGTCATCTTCGAGGAGTTCAAGGGCACCGGTAACGCGGAGCTGAAGCTGGACCGGAAGATCGCTGACAAGCGGACCTTCCCGGCCATCGACATCCACCCGTCCGGCACGCGTAAGGAGGAGATCCTGCTCGCGCCGGAGGAGCTGGCCATCGTGCACAAGCTTCGCAAGGTGCTGCACTCGCTGGACTCGCAGGCGGCGCTGGACCTCCTGCTGGACCGGCTGAAGCAGTCCCGTACCAACATCGAGTTCCTGATGCAGATCGCCAAGTCGACGCCGGGGGAGTAA
- the thrB gene encoding homoserine kinase, with the protein MSITFVAEPVRVRVPATSANLGPGFDALGLALALHDDVAAEVTAGGVTVTVTGEGAGDLPIDDGHLVVRAMRVAFDALGGQPPGLAVECVNRIPQARGLGSSSAAIVAGVLLARALVTEGESRLDDDAVLRLAAEIEGHPDNVAPCVLGGFTLAWTEPTGARAVSLPVADGVRPTVLVPAERGLTASARAALPATVPHGDAAFNAGRAALLVHALTAQPALLLPATADRLHQDWRAPSMPGTSALVNELRAAGVAAVVSGAGPTVLALSELPVGFDAGTDWQLLRLPVDVCGAQVERGRLGHAERDPVAAGRKS; encoded by the coding sequence GTGTCGATCACATTCGTCGCCGAACCGGTCCGGGTCCGGGTCCCCGCCACCAGTGCGAACCTGGGGCCGGGTTTCGACGCGCTGGGGCTGGCCCTCGCGCTTCACGACGACGTGGCCGCCGAGGTGACGGCCGGGGGCGTGACGGTGACGGTGACCGGCGAGGGCGCCGGCGATCTGCCGATCGACGACGGGCACCTGGTGGTACGCGCCATGCGGGTGGCCTTCGACGCCCTTGGCGGGCAACCGCCCGGGCTGGCAGTGGAGTGCGTCAACCGCATCCCGCAGGCGCGCGGGCTCGGCTCGTCGTCGGCGGCGATCGTCGCCGGGGTGCTGCTGGCCCGGGCGCTGGTGACGGAGGGTGAGAGTCGCCTCGACGACGACGCGGTGCTGCGGCTGGCCGCCGAGATCGAGGGGCATCCGGACAATGTCGCGCCCTGCGTGCTCGGTGGCTTCACCCTGGCCTGGACGGAGCCGACCGGCGCGCGGGCGGTGTCGCTGCCGGTGGCCGACGGCGTACGCCCCACGGTGCTGGTGCCGGCCGAGCGCGGGCTGACCGCCTCGGCCCGCGCGGCGCTGCCGGCCACGGTGCCGCACGGCGACGCCGCGTTCAACGCCGGCCGCGCGGCGCTGCTGGTGCACGCGCTGACCGCGCAGCCGGCACTGCTGCTGCCGGCGACCGCCGACCGGTTGCACCAGGACTGGCGGGCGCCATCGATGCCGGGCACGAGTGCGCTGGTCAACGAGTTGCGTGCGGCCGGTGTGGCGGCCGTGGTCAGCGGGGCCGGCCCCACCGTGCTCGCCCTGTCTGAGCTGCCGGTAGGATTCGACGCGGGAACAGATTGGCAGCTGCTGCGGTTGCCGGTAGATGTATGCGGCGCGCAGGTCGAGCGGGGTAGACTCGGACACGCGGAGCGGGACCCTGTTGCCGCAGGTCGCAAGAGTTGA
- a CDS encoding MFS transporter: MASTLSVLTRNRNFRNLFLAELVVFGADWFVMVPLLVLLPKLTGSGVWGALVLAVDTGIVALLLPYTGTIADRFDRRKIMIVSNVAALVGVLLLLGVRDAGTAWLALLGIGVVAVAKAFYSPAAQAALPNVLDPDELAAGNAVAGSAWGTMTVVGASLGGVLSAAAGPYACFWVGAVGLVIAASLATLIRRPLQAPRERGARPPQTWAAIREALVYIGHRPRVLALVTVKSAVGLGNGVLTVFPLLAGVYGVGALGAGLLFAVRGAGALVGPIMMRRVLTNRAWLLPGLALSMSAYGLAYLGTSVVAWFPVVLVLVFVAHFAGGSNWVMSNFALQGEVPDRLRGRVFATDMMLATLAISVSQLVVAVVVDVVDERVVLAGCGLVTLVYAVGWRIATRRLSLATSPPAVAENR; this comes from the coding sequence GTGGCGTCCACCCTCTCGGTCCTCACCCGCAACCGGAATTTTCGCAACCTCTTCCTGGCCGAGTTGGTGGTCTTCGGTGCCGACTGGTTCGTCATGGTGCCGTTGCTGGTGCTGCTGCCGAAGTTGACCGGCAGTGGCGTGTGGGGCGCTCTGGTGCTCGCCGTGGACACCGGCATCGTGGCGCTGCTGCTGCCGTACACCGGCACCATCGCCGACCGGTTCGACCGACGCAAAATAATGATCGTCTCGAACGTCGCCGCGCTGGTCGGTGTCCTGCTGCTGCTCGGGGTACGCGATGCCGGCACGGCCTGGCTGGCGCTGCTCGGCATCGGCGTGGTCGCGGTGGCCAAGGCGTTCTACTCACCGGCGGCCCAGGCGGCGCTGCCGAACGTGCTCGATCCGGATGAACTGGCCGCCGGTAACGCGGTGGCCGGTTCGGCGTGGGGCACGATGACCGTCGTCGGCGCCTCGCTCGGTGGGGTACTGAGCGCGGCAGCTGGACCGTACGCGTGCTTCTGGGTCGGTGCCGTCGGGTTGGTGATCGCCGCGAGCCTGGCCACGCTCATCCGCCGCCCGTTGCAGGCGCCCCGCGAGCGGGGCGCGAGGCCACCGCAGACCTGGGCGGCGATCCGCGAGGCGCTGGTCTACATCGGGCACCGTCCCCGGGTGCTGGCGCTGGTGACGGTCAAGTCGGCGGTGGGTCTCGGCAACGGCGTGCTTACCGTCTTTCCGCTGCTCGCCGGGGTGTACGGGGTCGGTGCGCTCGGGGCCGGCCTGCTGTTCGCCGTCCGGGGCGCCGGCGCGTTGGTCGGCCCGATCATGATGCGTCGGGTGCTGACCAACCGCGCCTGGCTGCTGCCCGGCCTGGCACTGTCCATGTCGGCGTACGGTCTGGCCTACCTCGGCACCTCGGTGGTGGCCTGGTTCCCAGTGGTGCTGGTCCTGGTGTTCGTGGCCCACTTCGCCGGTGGCAGCAACTGGGTGATGTCGAACTTCGCCCTGCAGGGCGAGGTGCCGGACCGGCTACGGGGTCGGGTCTTCGCCACCGACATGATGCTGGCGACCCTGGCGATCTCCGTCAGTCAACTGGTGGTGGCCGTGGTCGTGGACGTCGTCGACGAGCGTGTCGTACTGGCCGGCTGCGGCCTGGTGACCCTGGTCTACGCGGTTGGCTGGCGGATCGCGACCCGGCGTCTGTCGCTCGCCACGTCGCCGCCCGCCGTCGCGGAGAACAGGTAG
- a CDS encoding ABC transporter ATP-binding protein produces the protein MTEIAVAEPSDPQPAARRGRTYLLLAYLRPHWPAMLLGLLLGLLANAAGLATPLVTKWVLDTLGAGGSLSRPVTVLFALVIVGAGISLWQWMLMGGVAERVVLDARSGVIRRYFAARIDQLTRRPGGELVTRATSDPGLLHQASGSLVGLINGAVALIGTLVLMGTLDVVLLATTMVAVVVVAVLMGLLLPSIGRAQEAAQEAVGRLGGALEGSLRAIRTVKASRAEQRQAGVITRHAEDSARHGIRAARRAATVWTISWTGIQLAVIVILGFGAARAERGLIEVSTLIAFLLYAFQLMGPISELTQNMTAMQAGMAAAGRLREIEAIAVEPGSRPAGQPVPAPAGPLGPGGSESGDVVLTFQGVTARYAPGAVPAVRGIDLAIPRRGHTAIVGPSGAGKTTLFSLLLRFLEPERGRLLLYGRPYPEHTPAEIRGRLAYVEQEAPVVPGTIGDNLRFTHPDAVDEELWAALRAVDLHDKVGSLDRGLDTPLSATTVSGGERQRIALARAVLRTPDVLLLDEATSQVDGLTEAAVARCVRQRAAKGAVVTIAHRLSTVLDADQIVVMDRGRIRAVGDHASLLGTDELYRDLVASLRIGTAGTTAAPETRGPTGSGTLLVPLDRLPQE, from the coding sequence GTGACTGAGATCGCCGTTGCTGAACCGAGTGACCCCCAGCCGGCCGCCCGCCGGGGCCGGACCTACCTGCTGCTCGCCTATTTACGGCCGCACTGGCCGGCCATGCTGCTCGGACTGCTGCTCGGCCTGTTGGCCAACGCCGCCGGGCTGGCCACCCCGCTGGTGACCAAGTGGGTACTGGACACCCTCGGTGCCGGTGGCTCGCTGTCCCGGCCGGTGACCGTGCTGTTCGCCCTCGTCATCGTCGGCGCCGGCATCTCGCTCTGGCAGTGGATGCTGATGGGCGGCGTCGCCGAGCGGGTGGTGCTCGACGCCCGGTCCGGGGTGATCCGCCGCTACTTCGCCGCCCGGATCGATCAACTGACCCGCCGGCCGGGCGGCGAGCTGGTCACCCGGGCGACCTCCGACCCGGGTTTGCTACACCAGGCGTCCGGCAGCCTCGTCGGCCTGATCAACGGTGCGGTGGCGCTGATCGGGACGCTCGTGCTGATGGGCACGCTCGATGTGGTGCTGCTGGCCACCACGATGGTCGCGGTCGTGGTCGTCGCAGTGCTGATGGGTCTGCTGCTGCCGTCGATCGGGCGGGCCCAGGAGGCGGCGCAGGAGGCGGTGGGACGGCTCGGCGGGGCCCTGGAGGGCTCGCTGCGCGCCATTCGTACGGTCAAGGCCAGCCGCGCCGAGCAGCGACAGGCAGGTGTGATCACCAGACACGCCGAGGACTCGGCACGGCACGGCATCCGAGCCGCCCGCCGAGCTGCGACCGTCTGGACCATCTCCTGGACGGGCATTCAGCTCGCCGTGATCGTCATCCTCGGATTCGGGGCGGCGCGGGCCGAGCGTGGCCTGATCGAGGTGTCCACCTTGATCGCTTTTCTGCTCTACGCCTTCCAGTTGATGGGGCCGATCAGCGAGTTGACCCAGAACATGACGGCCATGCAGGCCGGCATGGCAGCCGCCGGCCGCCTGCGGGAGATCGAGGCCATCGCGGTCGAGCCCGGTTCCCGGCCGGCCGGCCAGCCGGTACCGGCGCCCGCCGGGCCGCTCGGACCCGGCGGATCGGAATCCGGCGACGTCGTGCTGACCTTCCAGGGCGTCACCGCACGGTACGCCCCGGGGGCGGTACCCGCCGTACGCGGCATCGACCTGGCCATTCCCCGTCGTGGCCACACCGCGATCGTCGGGCCCTCCGGTGCCGGCAAAACCACCCTGTTCTCCCTGCTGCTGCGCTTCCTCGAACCGGAGCGGGGCCGGTTGCTGCTCTACGGCCGTCCCTACCCGGAGCACACCCCCGCCGAGATCCGTGGCCGGCTGGCCTACGTCGAGCAGGAGGCGCCGGTCGTGCCGGGCACCATCGGTGACAACCTGCGCTTCACCCACCCGGACGCCGTCGACGAGGAGCTCTGGGCCGCGCTACGCGCCGTTGACCTGCACGACAAGGTCGGCTCACTAGACCGCGGGCTGGACACGCCGCTGAGTGCGACCACCGTCTCGGGCGGCGAGCGGCAGCGCATCGCGTTGGCGCGGGCAGTGCTGCGGACCCCGGACGTGCTGCTGCTCGACGAGGCCACCTCCCAGGTCGACGGGTTGACCGAGGCGGCCGTCGCCCGGTGCGTACGACAGCGTGCCGCGAAGGGTGCGGTGGTGACCATCGCCCATCGGCTGTCCACCGTGCTCGACGCCGATCAGATCGTCGTGATGGACCGTGGCCGGATCCGCGCCGTCGGTGACCACGCGAGCCTGCTGGGCACCGATGAGCTGTACCGCGATCTGGTGGCGTCGCTGCGGATCGGTACCGCCGGGACCACGGCCGCCCCGGAGACCCGGGGGCCGACCGGGTCGGGCACACTGCTCGTACCCCTCGACCGTCTTCCTCAGGAGTGA
- a CDS encoding TetR/AcrR family transcriptional regulator: MVTTEETGSRARTRQAILQAAIEVLSRNPAASLGEIATAAQVGRTTLHRYFAERSDLLAGVVEEGAARLNRATARARLAEGTGAEALHRLCAEYFDLGDLLSLVFAEPQLVTDPTWATGVCDDDFHALVARGHADGSIDPALPATWLQSVLWAQLYAGWSYLAEHDVSRHEVLGLVTRTVAGAVTPHP, from the coding sequence GTGGTGACCACCGAGGAGACCGGCAGTCGGGCGCGGACCCGGCAGGCGATCCTGCAGGCCGCGATCGAGGTGCTGAGCCGCAATCCGGCGGCCAGCCTGGGCGAGATCGCCACCGCCGCGCAGGTCGGCCGGACCACCCTGCACCGATACTTCGCCGAGCGGTCGGACCTGCTGGCCGGCGTGGTCGAGGAGGGTGCCGCCCGGCTCAACCGGGCGACCGCCCGCGCCCGGCTGGCAGAGGGCACCGGCGCGGAGGCCCTGCACCGGCTCTGCGCCGAGTACTTCGACCTGGGCGACCTGCTCTCACTGGTATTCGCCGAGCCGCAACTGGTCACCGACCCCACCTGGGCCACCGGTGTCTGCGACGATGACTTCCACGCTCTGGTGGCCAGGGGGCACGCCGACGGCAGCATCGATCCGGCGCTGCCCGCCACCTGGTTGCAGTCCGTACTCTGGGCACAGCTCTACGCGGGCTGGAGCTACCTGGCCGAACACGACGTGTCCCGCCACGAGGTACTCGGCCTGGTCACCCGGACCGTCGCCGGCGCCGTCACCCCCCACCCCTAA
- the thrC gene encoding threonine synthase translates to MWRGLIDAYRNRLPVTDATPVVTLHEGNTPLLPAPVLSARLGCDVYLKVEGANPTGSFKDRGMTMAVSKAVEAGNKAIICASTGNTSASAAAYAARAGMTCAVLVPQGKIALGKLAQALVHGAKLLQVNGNFDDCLALAAKLAQDYPVALVNSVNIDRLHGQKTAAFEIVEALGDAPDIHCLPVGNAGNISAYWMGYTEDHDAGHASRRPKMYGFQAAGAAPIVTGQVVAEPSTIATAIRIGNPASWTKALDARDASGGLIAAVTDREILAAYRLLAREVGVFVELGSAASVAGLLQQAAAGRVPAGGTVVCTVTGHGLKDPEWAISTAPAPVTIANDPLVAARSLDLA, encoded by the coding sequence ATGTGGCGCGGCCTGATCGACGCCTACCGGAACCGGCTGCCGGTCACCGACGCGACGCCGGTGGTCACCCTGCACGAGGGGAACACGCCGCTGTTGCCGGCGCCGGTCCTCTCCGCCCGGCTCGGCTGCGACGTGTACCTCAAGGTGGAGGGCGCGAACCCCACCGGCTCCTTCAAGGACCGGGGCATGACGATGGCCGTCTCCAAGGCGGTCGAGGCCGGTAACAAGGCCATCATCTGCGCCTCCACCGGCAACACCAGCGCCTCCGCCGCCGCGTACGCGGCCCGTGCCGGGATGACCTGCGCCGTCCTGGTGCCACAGGGCAAGATCGCGCTGGGCAAGCTGGCTCAGGCGCTCGTGCACGGCGCCAAGCTGCTCCAGGTCAACGGCAACTTCGACGACTGTCTGGCACTGGCGGCCAAGCTCGCCCAGGACTATCCGGTGGCCCTGGTCAACTCGGTCAACATCGACCGGCTGCACGGTCAGAAGACGGCCGCCTTCGAGATCGTCGAGGCGCTCGGCGACGCGCCCGACATCCACTGCCTGCCGGTGGGTAACGCCGGCAACATCTCCGCGTACTGGATGGGTTACACGGAGGACCATGACGCCGGCCACGCCAGTCGGCGACCGAAGATGTACGGCTTCCAGGCGGCCGGTGCGGCGCCGATCGTGACCGGGCAGGTGGTGGCCGAGCCGTCCACCATCGCCACGGCCATCCGGATCGGCAACCCCGCGAGTTGGACGAAGGCCCTGGACGCGCGGGACGCCTCCGGCGGCCTGATCGCGGCGGTCACCGATCGGGAGATTCTGGCGGCGTACCGACTGCTGGCCCGGGAGGTCGGTGTCTTCGTGGAACTGGGCAGCGCGGCCAGCGTCGCCGGTCTGCTCCAGCAGGCCGCCGCCGGCCGGGTGCCAGCCGGGGGCACCGTGGTCTGCACGGTCACCGGGCACGGTCTGAAGGACCCGGAATGGGCCATCTCCACCGCTCCCGCTCCCGTCACCATCGCCAACGACCCACTCGTCGCCGCCCGCTCGCTCGACCTCGCCTGA
- a CDS encoding homoserine dehydrogenase yields the protein MTSPVRLALLGCGTVGAEVIRLLHEQSADLAARVGAPLEIAGIAVRRIGRDRGDLPVDPALFTTDALGLIKRDDVDVVVEVVGGIEPARGWLVEALRAGKSVVTANKALLAEDGGTLHDAAAEGGGDLYYEASVAGAIPLLRPLRESLHGDRITRVTGIVNGTTNFILSAMHATGAGFAEALEEATELGYAEADPTADVEGFDAAAKAAILASLAFHSRVAAADVHREGITEVTAADVASAKAMGCTIKLLCIAARGADGQGREAVSVRVHPAMIPVTHPLASVGDAFNAVFVEAEAAGQLMFYGRGAGGAPTASAVLGDVVAVARNRLAGVRAASESAYADLPVRPMGEALTRYHISLDVADRPGVLESVAGVFARHDVSIATVRQGPAAGAAGAAGDAVLVIVTHVAPDAALAATVRELRGLDIVRSVASVLRVEGGL from the coding sequence ATGACGTCACCTGTACGCCTCGCCCTGCTCGGCTGCGGCACCGTCGGTGCCGAGGTGATCCGGCTGTTGCACGAGCAGTCGGCGGACCTCGCCGCCCGCGTCGGTGCTCCGCTGGAGATCGCCGGCATCGCGGTACGCCGGATCGGACGCGACCGTGGCGACCTGCCGGTGGACCCGGCCCTGTTCACCACCGACGCGCTCGGGCTGATCAAGCGGGACGACGTCGACGTGGTGGTCGAGGTGGTCGGCGGCATCGAGCCGGCGCGCGGCTGGCTGGTGGAGGCGTTGCGGGCCGGCAAGAGCGTGGTCACCGCCAACAAGGCGCTGCTCGCGGAGGACGGCGGCACCCTGCACGACGCGGCGGCCGAGGGGGGCGGCGACCTCTACTACGAGGCGTCCGTGGCCGGTGCCATCCCGCTGCTGCGCCCGCTGCGGGAGTCGTTGCACGGCGACCGCATCACCCGGGTCACCGGCATCGTCAACGGCACCACCAACTTCATCCTCTCCGCGATGCACGCCACCGGCGCCGGGTTCGCCGAGGCGCTGGAAGAGGCGACCGAGCTGGGCTACGCCGAGGCCGATCCGACCGCCGACGTGGAGGGCTTCGACGCCGCCGCCAAGGCGGCGATCCTCGCCTCGCTCGCCTTCCACAGCCGGGTTGCCGCCGCCGACGTGCACCGCGAGGGCATCACCGAGGTCACCGCCGCGGATGTGGCCAGCGCCAAGGCGATGGGCTGCACGATCAAGCTGCTCTGTATCGCCGCGCGTGGTGCCGACGGGCAGGGCCGGGAGGCGGTCAGCGTCCGGGTGCACCCGGCGATGATCCCGGTGACCCATCCGCTGGCCAGCGTGGGCGACGCGTTCAACGCGGTCTTCGTGGAGGCGGAGGCGGCCGGGCAGTTGATGTTCTACGGACGGGGTGCCGGTGGGGCACCGACCGCCAGCGCGGTGCTCGGCGACGTGGTGGCGGTGGCCCGCAACCGGCTCGCCGGGGTCCGCGCGGCCAGCGAGTCCGCCTACGCCGACCTGCCGGTACGGCCGATGGGGGAGGCGCTCACCCGCTACCACATCAGCCTCGACGTGGCCGACCGGCCCGGTGTACTGGAGTCGGTGGCCGGGGTCTTCGCCCGGCACGACGTCTCGATCGCCACCGTCCGTCAGGGACCGGCCGCCGGTGCCGCCGGTGCGGCCGGTGACGCCGTCCTGGTCATCGTGACCCATGTCGCGCCGGACGCGGCGCTCGCGGCGACCGTCCGGGAACTGCGGGGCCTGGACATCGTCCGGTCGGTGGCGAGCGTGCTGCGGGTCGAGGGCGGGCTGTGA